The segment CGGACGAGGAGCGGAGTTGGAGAGCGAACGATGTTGAACAGGGGAATCATCGAGCGATACAGGCAGTATCTTCCGGTCACGGAAAGGACCTGCGTCATCACGCTGAATGAAGGGTCCACGCCGTTGGTGCCCGCGCGCAATCTGAGCGCGGCCATTCATCCCAAGCTCGAAATCTGGCTGAAGTACGAGGGACTGAACCCTACGGGCAGCTTCAAGGATCGAGGCATGACGATGGCCATCACGAAGGCCGTCGAGGATGGATTCAAAGGGGTCATCTGCGCGTCGACCGGCAACACATCGGCATCCGCGGCGGCATACGCCGCGCGTGCGCGTATCGCGTGTGCGGTGTTGATACCTGAGGGGAAGATCGCATTCGGAAAGCTCTCGCAGGCGATGATTCACGGCGCCAAAGTCATTCAGATCAAAGGCAATTTCGACGAGGCGCTGAAACTGGTCATCGAGATTACGAAGAATCACCCGATTCAGTTGGTGAACTCGGTCAATCCGTATCGTATCGAGGGCCAGAAGACCGGTTCGTTCGAAATCATCGACGACTTCGAAGGCTATGCGCCCGATTATCACGCGCTCCCCGTCGGCAATGCTGGCAATATCAGCGCCTACTGGAAGGGCTACAAGGAGTACCACGAAGCGGGTAAGAGCAAGAACCTGCCGCGCATGCTTGGTTTTCAGGCGGCGGGCGCCGCGC is part of the Candidatus Hydrogenedentota bacterium genome and harbors:
- the thrC gene encoding threonine synthase; its protein translation is MLNRGIIERYRQYLPVTERTCVITLNEGSTPLVPARNLSAAIHPKLEIWLKYEGLNPTGSFKDRGMTMAITKAVEDGFKGVICASTGNTSASAAAYAARARIACAVLIPEGKIAFGKLSQAMIHGAKVIQIKGNFDEALKLVIEITKNHPIQLVNSVNPYRIEGQKTGSFEIIDDFEGYAPDYHALPVGNAGNISAYWKGYKEYHEAGKSKNLPRMLGFQAAGAAPIVLGHPVEQPQTFATAIRIGNPASWKTAVQARDESGGVIGMVTDHEIREAYKMLASMEGVFCEPASAASIAGLIKLAANGFFDDAKPIVGDRVRVVCILTGHGLKDPDSAIKSAEQPQTVDASEEAVLEVMGLREEVQV